TTCACAGTTTTCAACGTcgtttataggctattgattacgtattttagaaaggaactacaacgctaacggggttttattgtttcatatagtcaatggacctctaaatatgaaaaaaccgcggagtgctaccatttaaaggggtgcgtttttgagaaaggggtgaattagtccctaggcacagggcgaattaggccGAGTTCTATGCACGTTTGGTACAAAGACGTCTACAGGTAAAATTTtctaggttaaatttactatcaaaatatcatattttaaagtcaaaaatatttttttttacaaaattatattcaaaagaaaagcaagaaaaaaacacgaaaggtagCATTATTGTTtcttgccccataacttttttccacggcgataaaggtataggcattgctgcacagaaaaaaaacttccatcctttttctttaaaatggcgtttggtataagtctctatgatttatagtttccaaaacatgatttttcaaatttcgccactcacagcgattttgggctattttccttgttacttcgcaaacattgttctgtaacttttttacgCAGcattaggtatatgcaatgttacatttagtaggaagaaaagtcaattacatttaaaatggtctatcgCAGAAGGCtgtgtgactatttttaagcaagatatggtttttcaaaattttatacttttaatgatttttgatatattttacgtttttttttttaatttctcattataactttttttattgtatatttaggtatatacattatccaataaaaaagaaagcttattttctttaatttaaaatggtgtattgcaaaaaattctaggtctaattttaaacaagatatgctttttcaaagtttgacatatacacatgcaatagatcccactaagttggaaccacatggaaaactttttattattaactttatgaaaagaagtattatttataaaatgctctgcatagtctaaaacctaagatgtaatcatcagatatgaaattttatcaataatgtacgaggtatgttaaaaaatatgaatttcgctcaagagtaaagtacctttatatgtcacaatatcgaaaagtgttattaagaaaagttattttgaattaaaaattatgttacaatgtgcaattatattcttctaattgaaaaaaataaaaatatttaaaatttttctcaaattacggatatcctcggatatcctacggatatcttgtttaaaaatagtcctagaggtgtttgcgatacaccattttaaagtaaagaagataagctttttttattctacaatgtatatacctaaatgtacaagaacaAAAGtcaatgagaaatttaaaaaataataaaaaatatcaaaaatcattaaaagtataaaaccttgaaaaagcataacttgtttaaaaatagtcgtacgacCTTACACAACAGACCATGTTAAAGGTCATTGagttctctttctactaaatgtaccattgcatatacctagaaatacgtagaaaaagttacagaacaatgtttgcgaaataatggggaaaatggctcaaaaattctgtgagtggcaaattttgaaaaatcctgtttcggaaactataaattatagagacttctactaaacgtcattttaaacaGGAAGGATGGAAATTATTTTTCTccgaagcaatgcctatacctatatccctgtggaaaaaagttatggggcaaaaaacaaaattgctttcttttgtgtttttttcttgcttttcttttgaatatatttttgtaacaaaaaatacttttgactttaaaatatgatatttcgatagtaaatttaacctggaacaattttcctgtagaggtgtttgtaccaaaagtgaatagaactcaccctaattcaccctgtgcctagggactaattcacccctttctcaaaaacgcacccatttaaatggtagcactccgcggttttttcaaatttatagttccattgaccatatgagacaataaaattccgttaacgttgtagttccttttagctctctgattttgaacataatcaatagcctattacagggttaagatttgattatggaaaaaaatgaatacaacgttttttgtaggaaattttccatACTTTCTGATCGCATAATTAGAAAACCCTTAGAtattgctttcacatgttctatGACACTTTTTATTAtgattttgagaatatctagaacaaattccacccaaaaaaataattttcttgcaatatatacatgcattgatacttacctcactgtttttggagtgtgcatgtatatacatacaaatgcaagtatgtgaatataaataataatataaaactaaaatagctttatcaatatgcgactaagtcattctgaaaaaatgattttttattcatttccttCGATTTGTCCAAACTTGTtatccgacatataacttttcgcattacaaaatataatttgttcataaaaaaatcaaaattagcgtgctatttatcaccagcatttttgtctatatcttacatgtttaaaacgtcggactacgaaaacttcccattaattttgtaggacagaacttccaattgattttttaacctttcattaaactctcatgtaaaaatcggactgctatttatcaccaacataattcctgtgatgtgacatgttctacgtgtcggactcgtttaaatgcccaacatttttgtcggacaaacattttttcatatattattaaacgttggctattgaataaacctaaaaacaacttgctatttttcacaatcataaacttgtcaggacgacacgtttaccatgctccacaattaaaacttcccctgttccagtgttcccgtgcatcaaagtttgtccgactagacaccgttaagctattaacaaattttcagcttgctataaatcaacttttttttcttacgcgggatgcAGATCTATATAATTAGACCCGcttatttgatattttattttttaccatCTGTTCCATTGAAGACTCTACGTGAATATTTTCGCTGAACTCCATGTTCTTTTTCCCAGTCGTATTTACATATTTGTCGTATTTACATATCTATGAGATCTGTCAAattctatttttaataataaagttgatgttcatttattctaacgtttaatggtctagATGTGTCACCTAAATATGAATGTtagcattcacaaggtattttataaataaaatccTTTGTTccttcttgttcattgttaggtttaatTCATTCAAATGCTTGTTGCCTTTTTATTGTGAAAACGTCAAGATACTAGAAAAACCTAGCCTAAAATAGAATATTCTAGataatatcataaataaaattctAGCTATCCGCCAAGTGGCACATTCAGGCAAAATCTCAGTGCCAGTTTTCAATGAATTTCCCTCTTTAAATGAAATGATCTTAATTTGATGTACCCATAGAAGACGCCTATAGTGTTATTGTTATATACTTACTTCGTAACACGTTATCGTCTTCGAAAAATACCTGGTAATCCTTTTCGAAATCTAAAGTGTACGATTTGAACCCTGCAGCATCAATATCTTTTTTATACGATTCTTCTACGTTGTCACTGTAGTAATGGGGAGATAGCATATGTCCATACCTTGACCATTTTGAATACTGGAAAAGGTTGTGGAAAGCATCATCTATCGGTAAGCGTTCTACGAACGATACAACTGCTTGACCTCCTGGCTTGAGCATTTTGTTGATGTTAATGAATCCttgtctaaaataataaaataaattatactaaatttacaatcaagatgcagtagaaataaacaaaccaggacacgttaaatgctactaagagcactcccgaatcataatttacaatgtataaactttggagatcatgatttgggatttacaatgtatataacttgtaaattatgattcgagagtgctccagtagcatttaacgtatcttggtttgtttatttctactgcgcATCTTGATTGTAAAAGTATAGATACGAACATATATCTAAGTGTAGAAACACAGTGGAGCAACatagtaagaacaaaaaaaaatgtttttcaggATGCGATGTGCGTAGCTATGTGCCTGGCGATGTTCGATGCTCCACTATGTCTCTACACTAAAGGTATTGCGCTAAAGGATGTCACAAAGATCATTTTAGTTTgacaacttttttttctttgttattcAAGAATCGGAACTTTTGTCGATACATTTTAGAGagaataaaataatttccatcataatcaatcatatttagttaaATTGGGGGgaaggcgcaaaatcttggtccaatgctgcttaaatgcattaatttttttcgaatcctgaaaaactaatacgtattttaaaaaaattcaaacgcagaataaaagatttttttatttagctaatgcctcgacaactaatggccattggcgtTGTAGGTACGATGAATTTTTGCAGTTaagtacctagtgtcatgtgtagtgtgtgtgttgagtaagtgtcttgttactttgcaaagtcgacttcattgtctttgcaaagagactctaattgtatccgaacgtctgcggtccctctggtgagtaccgatcccacagaATAAAAGATTACCTGCATTATTACCTAGGAATAAACGGAAAGTTttgccgaaagtccctgagaataaacaaaaagtttattttgaatgaaatatttgaaattaaaaatcgcaccaaattttctctttttttttcacccctgtaattcgttaaaataaacattatgtgtaaaagttttcagggacttttggctcgcggtaataatgtaatctttcattatatGCATTTAGATAGCattggactaagattttgcgaCTATCCCTTAATCATATTCGTTCTTTCAAATCTAAAATTAATAAGAGTTGGCTAATGAACTAAAGGAAACATTGCAGTACAACAAAAAATGGTAGTACAAACAAAAGAAATATAGTATAGTTTAAGTAAGAGATAATAGTAGGATGCTTTCAGAGCgcaaagtttaaataaaatatatacaaaattctaggtggatcggtcaagtagtttttgagttacaatataggtctttgaaaaaagcagttttgagaaaaacgcgtttaaagatttgtcaacttttatttttaatttattttttgtctgtcATGTAAGTCATGATATAAGTGATgtacaccggaatatgtttttgaatcgccgagtaatttacaaaaaaggaTGGGAGCCGCTGTTGAACGTTTCTTACtgcgctcaagcgcgctggcgcgaacttgctgcaaagcgagtgGAAGGTAGGGTGGTAGGTAAATAGGGTGTTTTTTTGTTATTGGCATACACATTAGTGATTCAGCCAGTTACAAGTTACATGTTTTAGCCCTAACTAACCTATATAATTCTAACTACCCTAAGCGAATATCAGAAAGAAAAATCACAACAACACAAGCCTAGGCCACGGATAAGCTAGGTAAATTTACACAAGGTTAGACATATGTAGGTGTCAAAAACTAACTAAACCCTAAGCTACTATTAtattacaattttacaatttgtgAGAAAGTCATTGAGTAACCTAAATATTTCTTCCGATCCCAAAGTTATCAAatactgtatatatttttttttattaactcctcGAGAGATCTGCAATCTGCCTATTAGGCAATAAGCGTTTTTTCTGACAATGAAGCTGATGACATGTAGAGTATTATTCCAATGAATAATCTCTTTTAAATATATCTAAACCTAAGTTAAACATTGTTAGtataattttacaataatttgccttaaaaaactaaactaaagtCTGTGTGATATTGATAGATCGGATGGCAGTAAACGTTTTAGCCCACGGATTTCATTGGCATCGCGCACGTTTAGTTGGGCCGCTAACCGATTCGGGTGCACTGACACTTTTTCACTATAGTTGACACTAAAACGATGTATGGCATCTTTGATGGATTCTAAAGGGATATCATGCTGAATGATTTCGTTACTGACGTAGTAGGGAGCATCAATAATAGTTCGTAGTACTTTATTTTGGAACCTCTGCAAGATGGATATGTTGGAGTTGCTAGCAGTTCCCCACAGCTGAATGTCGTAGGTCCACACAGGTTTTAAGAttgttttgtataataatattttattgccTATGGAGAGTTTTGATCTGCGACCGATGAGCCAATACATGTTTCTTAATTTGAGGTCAAGTTGCTTGCGCTTAGTGAATATGTGTTTTGTCCAAGTCAGTCGTCTCTCCAGGTGCATTCCGAGGTATTTGGCGCTATCAGATTGTGGAAGTTGACAATCAATAAATTGAACAGGTGGGCACGTTTCTCTGCGGAGGGTAAATGTCACATTTGTTGATTTCAATCCATTTGCTTTAATACGCCATCTTTTTAACCAGTTTTGGATCTTGTTTAGACTAGTTTGCAGGTTCCTATTGGCTGATGTTGGGTCAGTGTGGGACGCCAAAATGGCTGTATCATCGGCAAATGTCGCAACAGTGGTAAGTCGTGTTGATGGCTAAATACTGTATATTAACAGGAGATTGCAATCCCAACGTTAAAAatctattatataatttatttgattcttgtatatttttattgTATCCAAAAAATAAATGGTCAAAGTCACCTTTCACGCCACAATGTTCACAATTTTCAGATTCAATTATTTTCAACTAAATGTGAAGGATAACATGCATGACCAAATTTCATTCTGATTCTATTCGTGATGTACTTCCTTGGCACATAAAGTTCTTTATGCCAATATTCTTTGGGGAGAACCAGTTGACTACTGTTGTATCTATTGGGGTTTGTAAGACAGTATTCCTTTCATGCATAGTTCCATCTATTAAGGACGTTATTTTTAGACATCCTTAGAACTTCTGCAACGCATATATCATAATTAGCTTCAGTTTCTACGAAAATGCTCTCCTTTGCCAAAAGATCAACAGTCTCATTATCTTTAATCCCAATGTGTGCTTTCACCCAAATGAATTTTATATATCTTCCAACCCTTCTTAAACTGAAAATGTTTTTTCTGATTAAAGTTATGAAAGTGTTGCTTTGTGTTTTTggtatatcaatttttttaatcgCTTGTAATACCGATAGcgaatctgaaaaaattaaaacacGTTTAAAATTGGATTCGGTAAACAGAAGTAAAGCTTCATAAATCGCAACAGCTTCAGCGCAAAAGATTGAAAAAAATTCCTGCAGTTTGAATCGTTTTTTGTTACCTTCTTTGGGTGCGTAGTAAGCTCCTCCAGTACCTTCCTCATTTTTAGATGATTCAGTAAAAACTATTAAGGCTTCAGCATTGTCAGAAAATAAGCTATTGATTTTAATACCGTTGACTAAAGGGTGATCACTGTAGTTCATAGTGTTCTACTACAACCTCCATAAAAAAAGAATCATAATGTTCGAGTAATGTCATCCAAACACTGTATATGGTTGTTAATGAAGTTATTGTTTTGGAATGCCTCACATAAGGGCGGTAAATTCTTTTTTGCCAAAATCTGTTGGTTAGGGTGAATTCATTAATTTTCTAATATCAGAAAACAATTTATGATTTTGATTCTTGGTTTTTATAAAGAATTTGTCACTCAAATATGTTCTTCTCTACTGTGGTGGTAATTCAATAGCTTCTGCAAACAACGCTTCAACCGGAGTGGATCTTATTGCACCTAGACATACTCGAAGGAAGCAATTGATcgttacgtttattttctttaacaaattgtTGCTGGCAGATCCATATAATATGCTGGCGTAGTCTATGATCGACCTTATAAGATCTAAAGAACAATAAACTTGTCTTTACGTCTGCTCCTCACCATACTTTAAttgtagattttaaaaaatttagacgcTTTTGACATCTTTCCAGCATGTACTCAATATGAAGTTTCCACGTTAATTTCCTGTCCAGTATCACCCCCAGATATTTTACACTTTGTTTGTATGGGAAtgtatacgtatataccgaaatACTCTCTAATCTTGCTAAATTATGCCTTGTAAAGATTGAGATAGCAGATTTGTTCGCTGAAAGCTCAAATCCGTTATATAAAAACCATTCTCTTAAGCGAGAGAAAATATTTTCTAATGCGTTGTTAATTTGCTCATACTTCTTAACTTCCCAATAGAAGCAGAAATCATCAGcatatttaataactttaaaaggCATATTTTCGGTTGATGTGTTGTGTATATCAGCAGTGTACATATTGAATAAAATGGGACTGAGAACTGACCCTTGAGGAAAttgttttgtcattcaaattaatTCTACTGTCAAGTTTTATGTGAATAAAAGCCTAATTTTGTAAAAGGCATTTTTGCTACAATTTTATTCACATAAATATACCAAATATACAATGGAGAAGTACTTTAGACCTGATAAACTAGAGGCTGATCCAAATTCCCAAACTGCCGCCAAAGAATTTAAACACGGGTACGAAACATTTAAGAGTTTTTTGGAAAGCAATAAATCTACAGAAAAGTACATGCTTTTAATCAATTTTGTCTCACGCAAAAACATACATTTCTGCTATCAAAATTTTGGAAGAATTGTATATTAAACCTACAAATGAGATTTACGCAAGACATATTCTAGCTACAAGAAAACAACAAATAAACGAATCTATAGATCAGTATGCACAACAGTTAAAGCTTTCGGctaaaaattgtaattttaaagCAGTTTCTtcagaagaaaataaaaatgacTATATCCGTGATGCTTTTATTAATGGTCTCGTTCAATCTAATATACGTCAAAGATTACTAGAGTTTAGTTCTTTATCTTTGGACGAAGCATTATCTAAATCTAGATCTTTAGAAGATTCTCAAAAACAATCTGATACATATAATGCATCATTAAATAATATAGCATCTTGTAGTCATCCCAATTCAGAACAAACTACTTTAGCTTCTGTTCAAACAAAACCTGGTCAGACTTGTTATTTTTGTGGACATCTAAGACATCCTCGATCTGTATGTCCAGCAAGGGCTGCGATTTGCCAAAACTGTCATAAAATTGGACACTGGTTTAAAATGTGCATGCAATCAAAGAAAAGTCAAACGAGATCAACTTATGCATCTACAATGGTAATCGCTTCTTCAATGGAAAAACCTCAATCGCTTTCAAAATGTATAGCCAAAGTAACAGTTAACCAAATTGATGCCAACGCTTTAATAGACACTGGAAGCTCAGATACTTTTTTAGATCATGAATTCGCTATTGAAAATAAGCTTAAAATTTTTCCAATACAAGGGGTCCAAGTTTCTATGGCATCTATGTCATTCTCAGCTAATATTCAAGGCTATTGTTTAATAAACATTCAGATTGATAAAGAAAAATATGATCAAACAAAAGTTTTAGGTTTATCCAATCTTTGTACAGATGTGATTTTGGGTCAAGATATTATGAAACAACATGAAAGCTTAGAAGTTAAATTTGGAGGACCAAGAAGACCTCTTAAGATATGCTGTCTTACTGAAGCTAAAATTAAGCCACCTTCGTTGTTTGCCAATTTAACAGAAAATTGTCACCCTATTGCTACTAAATCTCGCAGGCATTCATAGGAAGATGAAgaatttattaaagaagaaataaaacgtctccttaaagaagaaattattgaagAAAGCAAATCACCTTGGAGGGCCCAAGTGTTGGTAACTAAAAACGAAAATCATAAACGTCGGATGGTAGTTGATTACTCTCAAACAGTACTAAATAGATTCACATTACTTGATGCTTATCCGTTGCCGAATATTGATTCACTGGTGTCTAAGAtatcaaaatataaaatttttagctcAATTGATTTAAAATACGCATATCATCAAATACCAATTTACGAATCTGACAAACCATTTACAGCTTTCGAGGCAAGTGGATGCCTTTACCAATTCCGTCGTATTCCTTTTGGGGTTACCAATGGAGTATCATGTTTTCAGAGAGCCATTGATTCTatcataaaaaaagaaaatctacaagGTGTTTACGCTTATTTAGATGATGTAACAGTTGGTGGTAAGGATCAAGATAGACATGATTTAAAtttacagaattttttaaatgctgttaaaaaatatgggttaactttaaatcaaaataaatgtcactacaatcaaAAAATTATAACTATTTTGGGATATACAATAGAAAACTCTACAATGAAACCTGATCCAGACAGATTGAAGCCTTTACTAAATTTACCAGTTCCGAATGATTCTAAAAGTCTTCAGAGGGCACTTGGAATGTTTTCACATTACTCAAAATGGGTTAATAATTTTTCAGCAAAAATTAGAGGTCTTATAGATTGCAAGAAATTTCCATTAGGTCCGGACTTGGTATTTGCTTTTGAGGAATTGAGAACTGATATAGCTAATGCACTTGTATGGACAATTGATGAAAAAGAAATTCTCATTGTTGAAACTGATGCTTCTGAATTTGCTATTGCTGCCACTCTGAGTCAATCTGGAAGACCCGTTGCTTTTTTCTCACGTACCCTTACAGATTCTGAACGAAAACCTTCTGCAATTGAAAAAGAAGCATATGTTTGCGTTGAAGCATTGAAAAAATGGAGACACTATGTTTTAGGAAGACAATTCAAACTAATCACAGATCAAAAATCAGTTTCGTTCATGTTTAATACAAACCatacaagtaaaatcaaaaatgaaaaaattttgcgTTGGCGTTTGGAGCTTTCTTGTTTTAAATATGATATTATCTATCGTCCAGGAAAGGCTAATGATGCAGCTGATGCACTATCAAGAATAtgcaataatataaataatacaagcAAGTTATATCAATTACATTCAGATTTATCGCATCCTGGGATTACTCGTATgcaccattttgtaaaaattcgaAATTTACCTTATTCTTTAGATGAAATTAAACACGTAATTACGTCTTGTCCAATCTGTGCAGAAATCAAACCCAGATTTTATAAGAAAGAAGATGAAACACATTTAATTAAATCAACAGCTCCGTTCGAAAGATTGAACATTGACTTTAAAGGTCCAATACCCAGTTCTTCTAGAAATTCTTATATGCTTACAATCATTGATGAATTTTCAAGATTTCCATGGGCTTTTCCATGCTCAGATAGATGTAGTCAGACAGTAATTGAATGTTTGAATCAACTGTTTTGTTTATATGGAATGCCGGCATATATACATTCTGACAGGGGAACTAGCTTTACTTCACAAGAATTTATTAATTATCTACACTCTAAAGGAATATCTTCAAGTAGAACAACACCATATAACCCTGGAGGAAATGGTCAAGTCGAAAGATACAATGGAGTTATATGGAAAGCAGTGAATCTAGCATTGAAAACCAGAAATTTAGACATCACTAAATGGGAGACTGTTCTACCAGAGGCTCTGCACTCTATAAGAAGTTTACTGTGTACAGCAACCAATTGTACACCTCATGAACGTTTGTTTACGTATCAGCGAAGATCAACTAGCGGAACTTCTATTCCATCATGGCTTAAAGATTCAGACAAagtattactaagaaaatttGTACGAAAAAGTAAGTTTGATCCTTTAGTTGAAGAGGTTGATCTTTTAGAAGCCAATTCAGATTACGCCCTAATACAGTATCCAAACGGAAAGAAAAGTACAGTTTCAACGAAGCATTTAGCTCCTAGATGTGACCTGAAATTATTGAATCAAGATAACGATGAACATGAAAATGAAAGCCCAAATAATACACTAGAGAATTCCACTACTGAATCAATACCAGAGGACATAGAAAATGTATCTATTCAAGAACCGAATCAAGTACCTGATGATAATCATGAACCAAGATTGGAAAATTCAGATTTTCAATCTAGCCGTAAATCAGCTAGAACTAAAAATACACCAAGATATTTGCAAGATTTTGTTCAAAAATAGGGTCGGGTGAATGTAGTATAATTTAGTATTCTTTtgtcattgtttattttattgattaattgttttgtcattcaaattaatTCTACTGTCAAGTTTTATGTGAATAAAAGCCTAATTTTGTAAAAGGCATTTTTACTACAGGGGACATGTTAAAACTGATAATACAAGGAAAGATAAAGAGGagaaaggagtataggaagaaggagaatgTTATGGTTGAACAATTTAAGGGACTgatttaaatgcagttctatagaactctttcgAGCTGCGTgtgcggtagatagagtaaagatagtgatgatgataacCAACCTCGGATTGAGAGACGGCACTTAAACAAGTAGTAACGAGAGTGGCAGTATCAAGAGAAAGGTCATACCTTTTATTGAAAAACACACTAAAAAGAAAACTCTTACCTTGGATTCGGTAACATGTGCATCACAAAAATGCTAATAATGTGATCAAACTTGTTTTTGAGTTCGTCTTGAAGCTTAATTGTACCTATATCATGTTGCATGATCTTACTTCTGGGTATATTTAGATTTTTCTTCATATATTCTACCATATCAGGTGATACATCAGTCAGAACATACTCTTTGTAATCTTTGGGTAATTCTGGTAGCACTGAGGTGACTGAAGTATTTCCATCTGCTGCGCCAAACTCAAGAATACTTTCGTTATTTTTCCATTTTAGTAGATGTCTACATTTCTGGAATGTATTCTGTGCTACTCTTTGAGTAAAACAGTTGCCCTTTACCCATAACTCAGGAATCATTTTTTTGAGATCACTGTAAACTGTTGTCTCGTGGCAaacaattatttttgattgaagcAAAACTACTATTATTTGTTGTTTGTTGTAACGGAAGTCGTTTCTGTGTTCTTATcaaaatttatgtaaaaaagATTAGGGACAAAAACCCGAATTCTCTGAACGAAATATTGTATAAACTAAAAAGCAAAGTAAGATTTCAACCcaatagaaacattaataatattgaaaaatatcctACAACCTTATCCTAGACAAatacaaccttatcccagagactagacgcaataccatcagaagcgaagtcgaacgggagattcataatAATGtagtaattg
The window above is part of the Diabrotica virgifera virgifera chromosome 2, PGI_DIABVI_V3a genome. Proteins encoded here:
- the LOC114326260 gene encoding juvenile hormone acid O-methyltransferase-like isoform X1, which translates into the protein MIPELWVKGNCFTQRVAQNTFQKCRHLLKWKNNESILEFGAADGNTSVTSVLPELPKDYKEYVLTDVSPDMVEYMKKNLNIPRSKIMQHDIGTIKLQDELKNKFDHIISIFVMHMLPNPRQGFININKMLKPGGQAVVSFVERLPIDDAFHNLFQYSKWSRYGHMLSPHYYSDNVEESYKKDIDAAGFKSYTLDFEKDYQVFFEDDNVLRTVLTAGNTVLPRIPEELRDEYLIDYHKEVENSGRILYTEREGQKISYVKINIFVSVMTKFE
- the LOC114326260 gene encoding juvenile hormone acid O-methyltransferase-like isoform X2; this translates as MIPELWVKGNCFTQRVAQNTFQKCRHLLKWKNNESILEFGAADGNTSVTSVLPELPKDYKEYVLTDVSPDMVEYMKKNLNIPRSKIMQHDIGTIKLQDELKNKFDHIISIFVMHMLPNPRQGFININKMLKPGGQAVVSFVERLPIDDAFHNLFQYSKWSRYGHMLSPHYYSDNVEESYKKDIDAAGFKSYTLDFEKDYQVFFEDDNVLRISAPSETQRMTEISRSPHCGQYFEK